One Paenibacillus sp. FSL W8-0186 genomic window carries:
- the treP gene encoding PTS system trehalose-specific EIIBC component: MANIDRKNVERIIQAVGGKDNIEAATHCVTRLRFALVDESKVDSKALDENDLVKGQFSTQGQFQVVIGPGLVDQVYDEMLKITGGARASKDDVKTLASKKQNPLQRAIKTLADIFIPILPAIVMAGLLLGINNILTGPDIFYAGQSLIEVHPQWADVASIINLIASTAFAFLPVLIGWSAVRQFGGSPLLGIVLGLILVNPDLMSAYQYADAKLAGTVPVWNLFGLDVEKIGYQGQVLPVLVSAYLLAKIESFLNKHVHDSIKLLVVAPVALLVTGFLAFIVVGPITFAIGNVLTSGLVSIFDSFAALGGLIYGGLYSLLVITGMHHTFLAVDIQLIGSQGGTFLWPMLALANIAQGAAALAMMFVAREQKAKGLAVTSSISAFLGVTEPAIFGVNVRHRYPFIFGMIGSGIAGVILAINNVLASSIGVGGIPGFLSIFPNQWGIFFLGMAIVLVVPFAGTLLYGKYRMSKTGLAVNAEAEEPKKEAVQPQSEVQANSGKLPIDIAAPLSGEIVSLSEVPDPAFAEKQMGQGIAIVPSEGKVFAPFDGTVAHLIKSKHALILTDTNGIQILIHVGINTVSLKGEGFTAHVETGASITKGQLLLEFDMERIEQAGLPVITPVIVPDGQDVIEQVKEYEGPAVHSDTTVLQVTLR, translated from the coding sequence ATGGCGAACATAGATCGCAAAAATGTGGAACGCATCATCCAAGCCGTTGGCGGTAAAGACAATATCGAAGCGGCTACGCATTGCGTGACCCGATTGAGATTTGCCCTTGTGGATGAAAGCAAGGTTGATTCCAAGGCATTGGATGAAAATGATCTCGTCAAAGGGCAGTTCTCGACCCAGGGCCAATTCCAGGTCGTAATCGGACCGGGTCTGGTCGATCAGGTCTATGATGAGATGCTGAAAATTACCGGGGGAGCAAGAGCGAGCAAAGATGACGTTAAAACACTCGCCAGCAAGAAGCAAAATCCGCTTCAGCGGGCGATCAAGACGCTGGCCGATATTTTCATTCCAATATTGCCTGCGATCGTAATGGCGGGTTTGCTGCTCGGCATTAACAACATACTGACGGGACCGGACATTTTCTATGCAGGCCAGTCACTCATTGAAGTACACCCGCAGTGGGCAGACGTTGCTTCGATCATCAACCTGATTGCAAGCACAGCCTTCGCCTTCCTGCCGGTATTGATTGGATGGTCCGCGGTCCGGCAATTTGGCGGAAGCCCGCTGCTGGGGATCGTGCTTGGCCTGATTCTGGTCAATCCCGATCTGATGAGCGCTTATCAATATGCCGATGCCAAACTTGCAGGCACGGTGCCGGTCTGGAATCTCTTTGGTCTTGATGTCGAGAAAATCGGTTATCAAGGGCAGGTGCTTCCAGTCCTGGTCTCCGCGTATCTTTTAGCGAAAATCGAGAGCTTCCTGAACAAACACGTGCATGATTCGATCAAGCTGCTTGTCGTAGCACCCGTAGCCTTGCTGGTGACCGGATTCCTTGCGTTTATCGTTGTAGGGCCGATCACGTTTGCAATCGGTAACGTACTCACGTCAGGGCTGGTCAGCATTTTTGATTCTTTTGCCGCGCTTGGCGGATTGATTTATGGAGGATTGTACTCCTTGCTGGTCATCACGGGAATGCACCATACCTTCCTAGCCGTCGATATTCAGCTCATCGGCAGCCAAGGCGGAACCTTCCTGTGGCCGATGCTGGCTTTGGCGAATATCGCGCAGGGCGCTGCGGCGCTTGCTATGATGTTCGTTGCCAGAGAGCAGAAAGCCAAAGGGCTGGCCGTAACATCATCAATTTCCGCCTTCTTGGGAGTTACTGAGCCGGCTATCTTCGGCGTGAATGTGCGCCACAGATATCCTTTTATTTTCGGAATGATCGGTTCCGGGATCGCGGGCGTGATTTTAGCCATTAATAATGTTCTAGCGTCTTCGATCGGGGTCGGCGGCATTCCTGGCTTCCTGTCGATTTTCCCGAACCAATGGGGCATCTTCTTCCTGGGAATGGCTATTGTGCTTGTGGTTCCCTTTGCGGGAACGCTCTTGTATGGCAAGTATCGCATGTCTAAAACAGGCTTGGCGGTCAACGCTGAAGCGGAAGAACCTAAGAAAGAGGCGGTTCAACCACAATCTGAAGTACAAGCTAATTCGGGCAAGCTTCCCATTGATATCGCGGCGCCGTTAAGCGGGGAAATTGTTTCTTTGTCCGAAGTTCCTGACCCTGCTTTCGCGGAGAAGCAGATGGGACAAGGCATTGCTATCGTTCCATCGGAGGGCAAGGTTTTTGCTCCGTTTGACGGTACGGTTGCGCACCTGATCAAGAGCAAGCATGCATTGATTTTAACAGATACGAACGGTATTCAGATTTTGATTCATGTCGGTATCAACACGGTTTCCTTGAAAGGCGAGGGCTTTACCGCTCACGTGGAGACAGGGGCTTCAATTACCAAGGGTCAGCTGCTGCTTGAATTCGACATGGAGCGGATTGAGCAGGCTGGACTTCCAGTCATTACACCGGTGATCGTGCCGGACGGACAGGACGTCATCGAACAGGTGAAGGAATATGAAGGACCAGCGGTTCACAGCGATACGACAGTGCTGCAGGTTACGCTCAGATAA
- the treR gene encoding trehalose operon repressor, producing MKNNIFMSLYKDYAERIDDGTLPPGSKLPSENELAATYGASRETVRKGLNLLAQNGYINKVKGKGSFVLATGRLKFPISGLVSYKELSERLGKPSRTLVYTTERVPAGDTIAKELQIEPEEPVWKVIRAREIDGERIILDIDYLLAEVVPHLTEDIAADSIYHYLEQELQLKISYAEKVISVEQATEQDYRCMDLGEDKHVVVVRGYVHLEDTTLFQYTESRHRLDKFQFVDFARRISREN from the coding sequence ATGAAGAACAATATTTTTATGAGCCTCTATAAGGATTACGCTGAACGAATCGATGACGGTACGCTGCCGCCAGGGAGTAAGCTCCCTTCAGAGAATGAGCTGGCTGCGACCTACGGGGCCTCGAGAGAGACCGTGCGCAAGGGCTTGAACCTGCTGGCACAGAATGGGTACATCAACAAAGTAAAAGGGAAGGGCTCTTTCGTTCTGGCTACGGGACGGCTCAAGTTTCCGATATCGGGGCTAGTCAGCTATAAAGAGTTGTCCGAGCGGCTCGGCAAACCAAGCCGGACCCTGGTCTATACAACCGAACGCGTTCCTGCCGGGGACACGATTGCCAAGGAACTGCAAATTGAACCGGAAGAGCCGGTGTGGAAAGTAATTCGCGCCAGGGAAATCGACGGCGAACGCATTATTCTGGATATCGATTATCTGCTTGCTGAGGTCGTTCCGCATTTGACAGAGGATATCGCGGCTGATTCGATATATCATTATTTGGAGCAGGAGCTACAGTTGAAAATCAGCTATGCCGAGAAAGTGATTTCTGTAGAACAGGCTACTGAGCAAGATTATCGCTGCATGGACTTAGGAGAGGACAAGCATGTGGTTGTCGTCCGGGGATATGTGCACCTGGAGGATACGACGCTCTTTCAGTATACGGAGTCCCGGCATCGGCTGGACAAGTTTCAGTTCGTTGATTTCGCAAGAAGAATATCGAGGGAGAACTAA